Proteins from one Anaerohalosphaeraceae bacterium genomic window:
- a CDS encoding prepilin-type N-terminal cleavage/methylation domain-containing protein, with protein METRRHNAFTLIELLVVLAILGLLVGVLLPALRQAREAGRSIVCRSLMKNYTFALYGYFTETRDLLPISVQDPIMRPWFTLDEFRGRIGLPFLTEEYKIRRFPQNIQEYKPSYEKKYICPSASFALKNPEEGLYAMDRSYGLNAHVYYFQDSIRERLLRQSGRILCMADALDWWFNWWGCDKYTETGEEWLGFETYGTAAFRHSRQRANVSFWDGHCAAMTVEELKQNLDEWMRLAERQSR; from the coding sequence ATGGAAACACGGCGGCACAATGCGTTTACGCTTATCGAACTGCTGGTGGTGCTTGCGATTTTAGGCCTGCTGGTTGGTGTGCTTCTGCCGGCTTTGCGTCAGGCCCGGGAGGCGGGGCGGTCGATTGTCTGCCGGTCGCTGATGAAAAATTATACGTTTGCTCTTTATGGGTATTTTACGGAAACACGAGACCTGCTGCCGATTTCGGTGCAGGACCCGATTATGCGGCCGTGGTTTACGCTGGATGAGTTTCGCGGCCGAATCGGGCTGCCGTTTTTGACGGAGGAATACAAAATCCGCCGTTTTCCGCAGAATATCCAGGAATATAAACCGTCGTATGAGAAGAAATATATCTGTCCTTCTGCCTCGTTTGCCCTAAAGAATCCGGAGGAAGGGCTGTATGCGATGGACCGCAGCTACGGGCTGAACGCCCATGTGTATTATTTTCAGGATTCCATCCGGGAGCGGCTGCTGCGTCAAAGCGGGCGGATTCTGTGTATGGCCGACGCCCTGGACTGGTGGTTTAATTGGTGGGGGTGTGATAAATACACAGAAACCGGAGAGGAATGGTTGGGTTTTGAGACATACGGGACGGCGGCGTTCCGTCACAGCCGCCAGAGGGCCAATGTGAGCTTTTGGGATGGGCATTGTGCGGCAATGACCGTAGAGGAGCTTAAGCAGAATCTGGACGAGTGGATGCGTCTGGCGGAAAGGCAGAGCCGCTGA
- a CDS encoding AarF/ABC1/UbiB kinase family protein, with translation MRGLFYRVKRTAAHLARYRHIMSVLIKYGFEEAAGIVARRFRVGLGSKGFPTARREELAQTSPARRIRLAMEELGPTFIKLGQLLSTRPDLIPTELVDELERLQDQVTPERPETIRQEVRQQLGAYPEELFETFEPEPIAAASIAQVHRVRLKDGRPAAMKIRRPGIVRVIRTELEILEDLAALLKGRLRNGQTVDPQRMVREFAQAVLKEVDLSRERKNLQRFRQNFADDPTVHVPEVFEEYCSEGILTMEFIEGIKPSQVERLQAEGYDTKEIARRGADFVLKQVFDFGFFHTDPHPGNFFVMKGNVLAPLDFGQVGRLSRPDRQLMQAIVLSIVSGDVTRVLQGLERSEMLDEQTDLLDLRRDLEELLDTYSHLPLKDIPFQEAIGRGFEIIRSHHIQPPRDFTLMLKCLMTIESFATGLDPEFQIIEHLKPYAKRFMLESVKPSGILRQLGKAAQGAGELAGRFPEDAAAILSKIRRGQFRIHIHHEHLEQLERTLDNSSNRMSFAIIIAALLIGSSLLVAQEGTVLGLMSLEALGVIGYLTAAAIGIWLLISILRGRRF, from the coding sequence TTGCGGGGTTTGTTTTACCGAGTTAAGAGAACCGCCGCTCATCTGGCGCGGTATCGGCATATTATGTCTGTGCTGATTAAGTACGGCTTTGAGGAAGCTGCCGGTATTGTTGCGCGCCGTTTTCGAGTGGGGCTGGGTTCGAAAGGATTTCCGACGGCTCGGCGGGAAGAGCTGGCCCAGACCTCTCCTGCACGCCGGATTCGCCTGGCGATGGAGGAGCTGGGGCCGACGTTTATCAAGCTGGGGCAGCTGCTCAGCACGCGTCCGGACCTGATTCCGACGGAGCTGGTGGATGAGCTGGAGCGGCTGCAGGACCAGGTAACGCCGGAACGGCCGGAGACGATTCGACAGGAAGTTCGGCAGCAGTTAGGCGCCTATCCGGAGGAATTGTTCGAGACCTTTGAGCCGGAACCGATTGCGGCGGCCAGCATTGCTCAGGTGCATCGCGTCCGGCTTAAAGACGGCCGACCGGCGGCGATGAAAATCCGCCGGCCCGGCATTGTTCGGGTGATCCGAACGGAGCTGGAGATACTGGAGGATTTGGCGGCGCTGCTGAAAGGACGGCTGCGGAACGGGCAGACCGTTGACCCGCAGCGGATGGTTCGCGAGTTTGCCCAGGCGGTGCTCAAAGAGGTGGATTTGTCCCGCGAACGAAAAAATCTTCAGCGCTTCCGGCAGAACTTTGCCGATGACCCGACGGTGCACGTGCCGGAGGTCTTTGAGGAATACTGCTCCGAGGGCATCCTGACGATGGAGTTTATTGAGGGCATCAAACCCTCTCAAGTCGAGCGGCTGCAGGCGGAAGGATACGACACGAAGGAAATTGCCCGTCGCGGGGCGGATTTTGTGCTCAAGCAGGTGTTTGATTTCGGGTTTTTCCACACGGACCCGCATCCGGGGAATTTCTTTGTGATGAAGGGCAACGTGCTGGCCCCGCTGGATTTCGGGCAGGTGGGGCGGCTGAGCCGTCCGGACCGCCAATTGATGCAGGCGATTGTGTTGTCTATCGTCAGCGGCGATGTAACGCGTGTTCTGCAGGGGCTGGAGCGTTCGGAAATGCTCGATGAGCAGACCGATCTGCTGGACCTGCGGCGGGACTTGGAGGAACTGCTGGATACCTATTCGCATCTTCCGCTGAAGGATATTCCGTTTCAGGAGGCCATCGGGCGAGGCTTTGAGATTATCCGGTCGCATCATATTCAGCCGCCGCGTGATTTTACGCTGATGCTCAAGTGTCTGATGACCATTGAATCCTTTGCGACGGGACTGGACCCGGAGTTTCAGATTATTGAACATCTGAAACCGTATGCCAAGCGGTTTATGCTCGAATCCGTCAAACCCAGCGGAATTCTCCGTCAGCTGGGCAAGGCCGCACAGGGGGCGGGCGAGCTGGCGGGCCGATTTCCGGAGGATGCGGCGGCCATTTTAAGCAAAATCCGCCGCGGGCAGTTTCGGATTCATATTCATCATGAACATCTGGAGCAGCTGGAGCGGACACTGGACAACAGCTCCAATCGGATGTCGTTTGCCATTATTATTGCGGCCCTGCTGATCGGCTCCAGTCTGCTGGTGGCTCAGGAGGGGACCGTGCTGGGGCTGATGTCGCTGGAGGCCCTGGGAGTAATTGGGTATCTGACAGCGGCGGCCATCGGCATCTGGCTTTTGATTTCCATTCTTCGCGGCCGGCGTTTTTGA
- the feoB gene encoding ferrous iron transport protein B: MDASEKKTKWLAALAGNPNSGKTTVFNALTGTRQHTGNYPGVTVEKKEGICRIDGRTLRIVDLPGVYSLTAYSMEELVARHFLLQEKPDVVVDVVDASNLERHLYLAVQLMEMKVPLVLAFNMSDVARQRGLEFDLEQLSVLLGAPIVPLTATKGEGIDELKKTILRCAEQVRPVPAEIRYGPELEEAIGKIESVLDENHSLIRSYGRRWTALKLLEGDSEIQEQIRLPQVSDVLQEIRRHLAAVFGESPEVLIAERRYGFISGACQETVRQTVLKRRDFSDRMDAVLTHRYAGLPIFAVLMYIVFYLTFQVGAWPQSWLEDGFTYLAQLIERFWPEEVSEEIKSLLIDGVIAGVGGVVVFLPNILLLFLGIAFLEDSGYMARAAFIMDRLMHRIGLHGKSFIPMLIGFGCSVPAIMATRILEERRTRLATMLVIPLMSCGARITIYGLLIPAFFPPVLRGPMMWLIYLIGIGLAIVCVRLLRSTILKGETVPFVMELPPYRLPTLQGLLLHMWDRGWLYLRKAGTVILALSIVMWAVTRYPRPPQEFLTAEEDQVERVELEYSLAGRIGKWMEPAIQPLGFDWKIGTAMIGAAMAKEVFVSQMSIVYSLGSEEDLEQLQKRIREDYSVLQGFCIMLFCLISTPCVATVAVTRRESGTWRWALLQFGGLTALAYLITLLVYQGGRLVSFLTA, encoded by the coding sequence ATGGACGCATCCGAAAAAAAGACGAAATGGCTGGCGGCGCTGGCGGGCAATCCGAACAGCGGAAAGACGACGGTATTCAATGCCCTGACGGGCACGCGTCAGCATACCGGAAACTATCCGGGCGTGACGGTGGAGAAAAAAGAGGGCATCTGTCGGATTGATGGGCGGACGCTGCGGATTGTGGACTTGCCCGGCGTATACAGTCTGACGGCGTACTCGATGGAAGAACTGGTGGCCCGGCATTTTCTGCTTCAGGAGAAGCCGGATGTGGTGGTGGACGTGGTGGATGCCTCCAATCTGGAGCGGCATTTGTATCTGGCGGTGCAGCTGATGGAGATGAAGGTGCCGCTGGTGCTGGCGTTTAATATGAGTGATGTGGCGCGGCAGCGGGGGCTGGAGTTTGATTTGGAGCAGCTCAGTGTCCTGCTGGGGGCTCCGATTGTGCCGCTGACGGCGACGAAGGGAGAGGGAATCGACGAACTCAAAAAGACAATCCTGCGCTGCGCCGAACAGGTGCGTCCGGTGCCGGCGGAGATTCGGTATGGACCGGAACTGGAGGAGGCGATCGGAAAGATTGAATCGGTGCTTGATGAGAACCATTCTCTTATCCGGTCATACGGGCGGCGGTGGACGGCGCTGAAGCTGCTTGAAGGCGACTCGGAAATTCAGGAACAGATTCGTTTGCCGCAGGTATCCGATGTGCTGCAGGAGATCCGCCGGCATCTGGCGGCGGTTTTTGGGGAGTCCCCGGAGGTGCTGATAGCGGAGCGCCGGTATGGGTTTATTTCCGGGGCCTGTCAGGAGACGGTCCGCCAGACGGTTCTGAAGCGGCGGGATTTCAGCGACCGGATGGATGCGGTTCTGACGCATCGGTATGCGGGGCTGCCGATTTTTGCCGTTCTGATGTACATTGTTTTTTACCTGACGTTTCAGGTTGGTGCCTGGCCGCAGAGCTGGCTGGAGGACGGATTTACGTATTTGGCGCAATTGATTGAGCGGTTTTGGCCGGAAGAGGTTTCCGAAGAAATCAAATCTCTGCTGATCGACGGGGTGATAGCGGGGGTGGGCGGGGTGGTGGTGTTTCTGCCGAATATTCTGCTGCTGTTTCTGGGGATTGCGTTTCTGGAAGACAGCGGGTATATGGCGCGGGCGGCGTTTATTATGGACCGCCTGATGCATCGAATCGGGCTGCACGGCAAGAGTTTTATTCCGATGCTGATTGGGTTCGGCTGTTCGGTGCCGGCGATTATGGCCACGCGGATTCTGGAGGAGCGGCGGACGCGGCTGGCGACGATGCTGGTGATTCCGCTGATGAGCTGCGGGGCCCGGATTACGATTTACGGACTTTTGATTCCGGCCTTCTTTCCGCCGGTGCTTCGCGGACCGATGATGTGGCTGATTTATCTGATTGGAATTGGGCTGGCGATTGTCTGCGTGCGGCTGCTTCGCAGCACGATTTTGAAAGGCGAGACCGTTCCCTTTGTGATGGAGCTGCCGCCGTATCGGCTGCCTACGCTCCAGGGGCTCCTGCTGCATATGTGGGACCGGGGCTGGCTGTATCTGCGAAAGGCGGGGACGGTGATCCTGGCCCTGTCGATTGTGATGTGGGCGGTGACGCGGTATCCGCGCCCTCCGCAGGAGTTCCTGACCGCGGAAGAGGACCAGGTGGAGCGTGTCGAGCTGGAGTATTCCCTGGCCGGCCGCATCGGCAAATGGATGGAGCCGGCGATACAACCGCTGGGGTTTGACTGGAAAATCGGCACGGCGATGATTGGGGCGGCTATGGCCAAAGAAGTGTTTGTCTCCCAGATGTCGATTGTTTACTCGCTCGGCAGCGAAGAGGATTTGGAACAATTGCAGAAGCGCATCCGGGAAGATTACAGCGTCCTCCAGGGGTTTTGCATTATGCTGTTCTGTCTGATTAGTACGCCCTGTGTCGCCACAGTGGCCGTCACACGCCGGGAAAGCGGGACATGGAGGTGGGCTCTTCTGCAATTCGGGGGACTGACGGCCCTGGCTTATCTTATTACTCTTCTTGTTTATCAGGGCGGACGGCTTGTCTCTTTTCTGACAGCTTAG
- a CDS encoding FeoA family protein, which translates to MESPAEKSVRFLSQVPAGQTVRLVRIAGGHALTLRLAGMGLVPNVPLEVLRNDFRGQIIVQVKNTKIVLGRGMSEKLEVAPL; encoded by the coding sequence ATGGAATCTCCGGCGGAAAAATCGGTGCGGTTTCTTTCTCAGGTGCCGGCCGGACAAACGGTTCGGCTGGTACGAATTGCGGGCGGACACGCGCTGACGCTGCGGCTGGCCGGAATGGGGCTGGTGCCGAATGTCCCGCTGGAGGTGCTGCGGAATGATTTTCGCGGGCAGATTATTGTGCAGGTGAAGAATACCAAAATTGTGCTGGGGCGGGGGATGTCGGAAAAACTGGAAGTGGCGCCTTTGTAG
- a CDS encoding metal-dependent transcriptional regulator, with protein sequence METTEHEKLSASLEDYLEAIFNLLSAKSAARSKDIAEHLGVTRASVTGALRALAQKGLIDYEPYGVVRLTEEGGRQARRVVRRHQVLHSFFTEVLGLEEGLSQEAACRAEHTLGSEVIERLVVFIEFLSRSSLEGKDWTAEFRKFRLQEQKQKTQKAEEQ encoded by the coding sequence GTGGAAACAACGGAACACGAAAAACTGAGTGCTTCGCTGGAAGATTATCTGGAGGCGATTTTTAATCTTCTGTCGGCCAAGTCGGCGGCCCGCAGCAAGGATATTGCCGAACATCTGGGGGTCACGAGGGCTTCTGTGACCGGTGCGCTTCGTGCGCTGGCCCAGAAGGGGCTGATTGATTATGAGCCGTATGGAGTGGTTCGCCTCACGGAGGAGGGAGGACGGCAGGCACGTCGGGTGGTTCGGCGTCATCAGGTCCTGCATTCGTTTTTTACCGAAGTGCTCGGGCTGGAGGAGGGGCTTTCGCAGGAGGCGGCCTGCCGGGCGGAACATACGCTCGGCTCGGAGGTCATTGAGCGGCTGGTTGTGTTTATCGAGTTTTTGAGCCGTTCATCTCTGGAGGGGAAGGACTGGACGGCGGAGTTCAGAAAGTTTCGTCTTCAGGAGCAGAAGCAGAAAACCCAGAAAGCAGAGGAACAATAA
- the glmS gene encoding glutamine--fructose-6-phosphate transaminase (isomerizing), translated as MCGIVAYFGNKPAQPILIEGLKRLEYRGYDSAGIALLENGTFQVTKSPGRISNLEDLLAGRQSSATVGIGHTRWATHGRPNQVNAHPHVDCTGKIAVVHNGIIENYATLKKWLLKEGCTFQSETDTEVVANLIGYFYQRNQNRNGQLAPHGCNRFEWAVQQALSEIYGTYGLAILCADCPDVLIGAKKGSPLILGVGKNEFLIASDAAAIVKHTTQAIYLADGEMVIVDSAGFQTKTLSNEQVQKELKEIEISLDQIELEGFRHYMEKEIAEQPTALETCLNGRVDLKNGRIILGGVSNYLRELTRAKRIILTACGTAWHAALVGEFLFEQLARIPAEVEYASEFRYRNPILEEGTIVIAISQSGETADTLAAVEQAKERGALVLGIVNVVGSSIARLTDAGVYLRVGPEIGVASTKAFTAQVAVLAMLAIELGRRRHLSTDTVHNLLQELTSIPQKIKRILRQSEAIRQIADANKDRENWLFLGRGFNYPVALEGALKLKEISYIHAEGLPAAEMKHGPIALITDKMPAVFIATRCSQYEKIIGNIEEVRARGGKTIVVATEGDEQIKPYADYLIPIPETCEPLQPMLTVVPLQMLAYHAAVLRGHDVDKPRNLAKSVTVE; from the coding sequence ATGTGCGGAATTGTGGCTTATTTTGGAAACAAACCGGCCCAGCCCATTCTGATTGAAGGGCTCAAACGGCTCGAATATCGCGGATATGACTCGGCCGGCATTGCCCTGCTTGAAAACGGAACGTTTCAGGTCACCAAAAGCCCCGGGCGAATCAGCAATCTCGAGGATTTGCTGGCAGGCCGCCAATCCTCCGCTACCGTCGGCATCGGTCACACCCGCTGGGCTACGCACGGGCGGCCCAACCAGGTCAACGCCCACCCGCACGTAGACTGCACCGGCAAAATCGCCGTCGTTCACAACGGCATTATCGAAAACTACGCCACGCTCAAGAAATGGCTGCTTAAAGAGGGCTGCACCTTCCAGAGTGAAACCGACACCGAGGTTGTCGCCAACCTTATCGGCTATTTTTATCAACGAAACCAAAACCGCAACGGCCAGCTGGCCCCGCACGGCTGCAACCGGTTTGAATGGGCTGTCCAGCAGGCCCTCAGCGAAATCTACGGCACCTACGGACTGGCAATTCTCTGCGCCGACTGCCCCGATGTGCTCATTGGAGCCAAAAAAGGAAGCCCCCTGATTCTGGGTGTCGGAAAAAATGAGTTTCTCATCGCCTCCGACGCCGCCGCCATCGTCAAGCATACCACCCAGGCCATTTATCTGGCCGACGGCGAGATGGTCATCGTGGACTCCGCCGGCTTCCAAACCAAAACCCTTTCCAACGAGCAAGTCCAGAAGGAACTGAAAGAAATTGAAATCTCCCTAGACCAAATCGAACTGGAAGGGTTCCGCCATTACATGGAAAAGGAGATCGCCGAGCAGCCGACAGCGCTGGAAACCTGTTTGAACGGCCGCGTGGACCTCAAAAACGGCCGCATCATCCTCGGCGGCGTTTCCAACTATCTGCGGGAACTGACCCGCGCTAAACGCATTATCCTGACCGCCTGCGGAACCGCCTGGCACGCCGCCCTCGTCGGGGAATTCCTCTTTGAGCAGCTGGCTCGAATCCCTGCCGAGGTCGAATACGCCAGCGAATTCCGATACCGCAACCCTATCCTCGAAGAAGGAACCATTGTCATCGCCATCAGCCAGTCCGGCGAAACCGCCGACACGCTGGCCGCCGTCGAACAGGCCAAAGAACGCGGCGCCCTCGTGCTGGGCATCGTCAACGTCGTCGGCTCTTCCATCGCCCGGCTGACCGATGCGGGCGTGTATCTTCGCGTCGGGCCGGAAATCGGCGTCGCCAGCACCAAGGCCTTCACCGCGCAGGTCGCCGTCCTGGCGATGCTGGCCATTGAACTGGGCCGCCGCCGCCATCTGAGCACCGACACCGTGCACAATCTCCTGCAGGAGCTCACCTCCATCCCGCAGAAAATCAAACGCATTCTCCGGCAGTCCGAGGCCATTCGCCAAATCGCCGACGCCAACAAAGACCGCGAAAACTGGCTCTTCCTCGGACGCGGCTTTAATTATCCGGTCGCCCTCGAAGGCGCCCTGAAACTCAAAGAAATCAGCTATATCCACGCCGAAGGGCTTCCGGCCGCCGAGATGAAGCACGGCCCCATCGCCCTGATTACCGACAAGATGCCCGCCGTCTTTATCGCCACCCGATGCTCGCAGTACGAAAAAATCATCGGCAACATCGAAGAAGTCCGCGCCCGCGGCGGAAAAACCATCGTCGTGGCCACCGAAGGCGATGAGCAAATCAAACCCTATGCCGATTACCTGATTCCCATTCCGGAAACCTGCGAACCGCTCCAGCCGATGCTGACGGTCGTGCCTCTCCAGATGCTCGCTTATCACGCCGCCGTCCTGCGCGGACACGACGTGGACAAGCCCCGCAATCTGGCCAAAAGCGTCACCGTCGAATAA
- the prmC gene encoding peptide chain release factor N(5)-glutamine methyltransferase, translating to MEIWTIQKLLNWMTAYFTQKQLDSPRLSAELLLCNVLGLQRIELYTLHDRVVQQPQLGQLRELVKRAAEHEPIAYLVGRCEFYSLSLKITPDCLIPRPETELLVEKAVEFLRRRPAPRQALDLCTGCGCIAAALAKNCKDLHITAVDISEAALAVAAENIRRYNLEPSVRLLCGNLYEPLIEELDGPCFDLIVSNPPYVSDAEYEKLAPNVKNYEPKQALWGGPDGLDFYRRILEQAGRFLKPDGAVMLEIGYEQGPAVKQMLEQSGLFASVEIHKDLAQKDRIAIGRR from the coding sequence ATGGAAATCTGGACCATCCAAAAACTGCTGAACTGGATGACGGCGTACTTTACCCAAAAACAGCTGGACAGTCCCCGGCTCAGCGCCGAACTGCTTTTGTGTAATGTGCTCGGTCTGCAGCGGATTGAACTGTACACCCTTCACGACCGAGTCGTTCAGCAGCCCCAGCTGGGACAGCTCCGGGAGCTGGTCAAGCGGGCCGCCGAACACGAACCCATCGCCTATCTGGTCGGGCGGTGCGAATTCTACTCGCTGTCCCTGAAAATCACACCGGACTGTCTGATTCCCCGTCCGGAAACGGAGCTGCTCGTGGAAAAAGCCGTGGAATTTCTCCGCAGGCGGCCCGCTCCCCGGCAGGCCCTCGATTTGTGCACGGGCTGCGGCTGCATCGCCGCCGCACTGGCCAAAAACTGCAAAGACCTCCATATAACCGCCGTCGATATCTCCGAAGCCGCCCTGGCCGTCGCCGCCGAAAACATCCGTCGGTACAATCTGGAGCCGTCTGTGCGGCTGCTGTGCGGCAATCTGTACGAGCCGCTCATCGAGGAACTCGACGGCCCCTGCTTCGATCTGATTGTCTCCAATCCGCCGTACGTCAGCGACGCCGAATACGAAAAGCTGGCCCCCAACGTCAAAAATTATGAACCGAAACAGGCCCTCTGGGGCGGGCCGGACGGGCTGGACTTTTACCGCCGAATCCTCGAACAGGCCGGGCGGTTCCTTAAACCGGACGGCGCTGTCATGCTCGAAATCGGCTATGAACAGGGACCGGCCGTCAAACAAATGCTCGAACAAAGCGGGCTCTTTGCCTCTGTGGAAATTCACAAAGACCTGGCCCAAAAAGACCGAATCGCAATCGGCAGACGCTAA
- a CDS encoding TatD family hydrolase, whose translation MELVDTHAHLTYSPLWEDLESVLARSRQAGVTRWITVGTSPEENRRAAACAERTEGLWAAVGYHPHHADEISSEDLELLRRTAVHPRVAAIGETGLDYHYLHSSADNQRRIFRAQLELAAELNKPVIVHIRQAFPEAMAILDSYQSRLSRVVIHCYSGSPTETEEVLRRGYFVSFTGIVTFKKADLLRQSARMMPPERVMIETDCPYLSPEPVRHVQPNEPALLVHTAAKLAELYGMPMEEFARKMTANSIAFFGLAQRV comes from the coding sequence ATGGAACTGGTGGATACTCATGCCCATCTGACGTATTCTCCGCTGTGGGAGGATTTGGAGAGTGTGCTGGCCCGCAGCCGGCAGGCGGGAGTGACCCGCTGGATTACCGTCGGCACCAGTCCGGAGGAAAACCGCCGGGCCGCGGCGTGTGCCGAACGAACGGAGGGGCTGTGGGCGGCGGTGGGGTATCATCCGCATCATGCCGATGAAATCTCTTCAGAGGATTTGGAGCTTCTTCGCCGGACAGCCGTCCATCCGCGTGTCGCCGCCATCGGAGAGACGGGGCTGGATTATCATTATCTTCATTCGTCGGCGGACAATCAGCGGCGGATTTTTCGGGCTCAGCTGGAGCTGGCGGCGGAGCTGAACAAACCGGTGATTGTTCATATTCGGCAGGCCTTTCCGGAGGCGATGGCCATTCTGGATTCGTACCAGTCCCGCCTGTCCCGTGTGGTGATTCACTGCTACAGCGGAAGCCCGACGGAGACCGAAGAAGTGCTCCGACGCGGATATTTTGTTTCCTTCACGGGGATTGTCACGTTCAAGAAGGCGGATTTGCTGCGTCAGTCGGCCCGGATGATGCCGCCGGAGCGGGTGATGATTGAGACCGATTGTCCTTATCTTTCGCCGGAGCCGGTTCGGCATGTTCAGCCCAATGAGCCGGCCTTGCTGGTTCATACGGCGGCCAAGCTGGCCGAGCTTTACGGGATGCCGATGGAGGAGTTTGCCCGGAAGATGACGGCCAACAGCATCGCGTTTTTCGGTCTGGCGCAGCGGGTTTAG
- a CDS encoding glycine--tRNA ligase, with amino-acid sequence MAKLAKLDDIVSLCKRRGFIFQSSEIYGGLASCYDYGPLGVELKRNIRNAWWKHVVQMRDDVVGLDCSILMHPMVWKASGHADKFADLVTVCRKCGTRSRVDHLQDHQGSVEEHTEHIDIEAAQSKAAELSRKVCPACGTVGQFGEPMAFQLMFETRMGANVEDTMTLFLRPETAQGIFVNFRNVLDSTRVKIPFGIAQIGKSFRNEVTTKAFIFRTREFEQAELEFFCKPGTDEEWFEHWKQERFNWYINLGIRKENLRFREHAKDELAHYAKACVDIEYKFPFGSGDWQELEGIANRTDFDLRQHQRGIRTMNEWYDKKGDLTKITLKEEAEDYLKGPLAYFDEETRERYIPYVIEPSAGIDRSMLAFLVDAYDEEEVRGEQRNLLRFHPALAPIKAGIFPLVKKDGMPEIAMNIYQDLKRYFPVFYDEKGAIGRRYRRQDEAGTPFCVTVDGQTKEDNTVTIRHRDSMEQVRVPLDQVKSYLRDKLDL; translated from the coding sequence ATGGCAAAACTGGCGAAACTGGATGACATTGTATCACTGTGCAAGCGGCGGGGGTTTATCTTTCAATCCAGTGAAATCTACGGCGGTCTGGCCAGCTGCTATGACTACGGTCCGCTGGGGGTTGAATTGAAACGCAATATCCGCAATGCCTGGTGGAAGCATGTCGTCCAGATGCGGGACGATGTGGTGGGGCTGGATTGCTCCATCCTAATGCATCCGATGGTGTGGAAGGCCTCCGGTCATGCGGATAAGTTTGCGGATTTGGTGACGGTCTGCCGAAAATGCGGCACCCGTTCGCGTGTGGACCATCTGCAGGATCATCAGGGCAGCGTTGAGGAGCATACGGAACATATCGATATTGAAGCCGCCCAGAGCAAGGCGGCGGAGCTGTCCAGAAAGGTTTGCCCGGCCTGCGGCACGGTCGGCCAGTTTGGAGAGCCGATGGCGTTCCAGCTGATGTTTGAAACCCGGATGGGCGCCAATGTTGAAGATACGATGACGCTGTTTCTGCGGCCGGAAACGGCGCAGGGCATTTTTGTCAATTTCCGCAATGTTTTAGATTCGACCCGTGTGAAGATTCCGTTCGGGATTGCACAAATCGGCAAGAGCTTCCGCAACGAAGTGACGACCAAAGCGTTTATCTTCCGCACTCGTGAATTCGAACAGGCCGAACTGGAGTTTTTCTGCAAGCCGGGAACGGATGAGGAGTGGTTTGAGCACTGGAAGCAGGAGCGGTTCAACTGGTACATCAATCTGGGCATTCGAAAGGAAAATCTGCGTTTCCGGGAGCATGCCAAAGATGAACTGGCGCATTATGCCAAGGCGTGCGTGGACATTGAATACAAGTTTCCGTTCGGCTCGGGCGACTGGCAGGAGCTGGAGGGGATCGCCAACCGCACGGATTTTGACCTGCGGCAGCATCAGCGGGGCATCCGGACGATGAACGAATGGTACGACAAGAAGGGGGATTTGACGAAGATTACCCTGAAAGAGGAGGCGGAGGATTATCTGAAAGGGCCGCTGGCCTATTTCGATGAGGAAACGCGGGAGCGGTACATTCCGTATGTGATTGAACCGTCGGCAGGGATTGACCGCAGTATGCTGGCGTTTCTGGTGGATGCCTATGATGAGGAAGAGGTGCGGGGTGAACAGCGGAATCTGCTGCGGTTTCATCCGGCGCTGGCCCCGATTAAGGCGGGCATCTTCCCGCTGGTTAAGAAGGACGGAATGCCGGAAATTGCGATGAATATCTACCAGGATTTAAAGCGGTACTTCCCGGTCTTCTATGATGAAAAGGGAGCCATCGGACGCCGTTATCGCCGGCAGGATGAGGCGGGCACACCTTTCTGTGTGACAGTGGACGGCCAGACCAAAGAAGACAATACCGTTACGATTCGCCATCGCGACAGTATGGAGCAGGTCCGCGTGCCTCTGGACCAGGTGAAGAGTTATCTGCGGGACAAACTGGACCTGTAG